Proteins encoded by one window of Arabidopsis thaliana chromosome 2, partial sequence:
- a CDS encoding SAUR-like auxin-responsive protein family (SAUR-like auxin-responsive protein family; CONTAINS InterPro DOMAIN/s: Auxin responsive SAUR protein (InterPro:IPR003676); BEST Arabidopsis thaliana protein match is: SAUR-like auxin-responsive protein family (TAIR:AT4G34760.1); Has 1242 Blast hits to 1227 proteins in 27 species: Archae - 0; Bacteria - 0; Metazoa - 0; Fungi - 0; Plants - 1241; Viruses - 0; Other Eukaryotes - 1 (source: NCBI BLink).): MSILKKSTKLAQTAMLRQILKRCSSLGKKNGGGGYEEVDLPLDVPKGHFPVYVGHNRSRYIVPISFLTNLDFQCLLRRAEEEFGFDHDMGLTIPCDELFFQDLTSMIR, encoded by the coding sequence atgtccATTCTCAAGAAATCTACAAAACTGGCTCAAACAGCAATGCTTAGGCAGATTCTGAAGAGATGTTCAAGCTTGGGGAAGAAgaatggaggaggaggatatGAAGAAGTTGATCTCCCACTTGATGTACCCAAGGGACACTTCCCTGTCTACGTAGGACACAACAGAAGCAGATACATAGTTCCTATCTCTTTCTTGACCAATCTTGACTTCCAATGTCTCCTTAGAAGAGCTGAGGaagagtttggttttgatcatGACATGGGTCTCACCATTCCTTGTGATGAACTCTTCTTTCAAGATCTGACTTCCATGATCCGATGA
- a CDS encoding mucin (unknown protein; BEST Arabidopsis thaliana protein match is: unknown protein (TAIR:AT1G17780.2); Has 30201 Blast hits to 17322 proteins in 780 species: Archae - 12; Bacteria - 1396; Metazoa - 17338; Fungi - 3422; Plants - 5037; Viruses - 0; Other Eukaryotes - 2996 (source: NCBI BLink).) has translation MEGDGFKEKLSDSVLIDEKLEEYSDCDQTSTTSPSPVQDKVANTRSFRSNSMKVNQDEFFIEDFDVGPMYTIDLYDMTFREDPSDFDDNLLYAMRDRTKQLRSFKRKIMDAIKSKRRREKEYEQLAIWFGDADMGCDLVDNKEHATTSIDSKSSQSNVPVVSEDSEWELL, from the exons ATGGAGGGGGATGGTTTTAAGGAGAAGTTATCAGACTCTGTGTTGATTGATGAGAAGCTTGAAGAGTACAGTGATTGTGATCAAACATCAACCACTTCCC CTTCACCTGTTCAAGACAAAGTGGCAAACACTAGATCCTTTAGAAGTAACTCTATGAAAGTTAATCAAGATGAGTTCTTCATTGAAGACTTCGATGTTGGTCCAATGTATACCATTGATTTGTATGACATGACATTTCGAGAAGACCCCTCAGATTTTGACGATAATTTGCTATATGCAATGCGTGACAGGACTAAGCAACTCAGATCATTCAAGAGAAAGATAATGGATGCTATAAAatcgaaaagaagaagagaaaaggaatATGAGCAGCTTGCTATATGGTTCGGAGATGCAGACATGGGTTGTGATCTGGTAGACAACAAGGAACATGCTACAACATCTATAGACTCCAAAAGCTCGCAGTCAAATGTGCCAGTTGTATCAGAAGATTCTGAATGGGAGCTTTTGTAA
- a CDS encoding uncharacterized protein (unknown protein; LOCATED IN: endomembrane system; EXPRESSED IN: sperm cell; Has 35333 Blast hits to 34131 proteins in 2444 species: Archae - 798; Bacteria - 22429; Metazoa - 974; Fungi - 991; Plants - 531; Viruses - 0; Other Eukaryotes - 9610 (source: NCBI BLink).), whose translation MNAMLLFTSICISILHSLAFYKWHMPNYLINLIYWLCNCTPMVCDIYSYGARS comes from the coding sequence ATGAACGCCATGTTACTCTTCACTTCAATATGCATATCGATCCTACACTCTTTAGCTTTCTACAAATGGCATATGCCTAATTACTTGATCAACCTTATCTATTGGTTGTGTAACTGTACGCCCATGGTTTGTGACATATATAGTTACGGTGCACGTTCATGA